In Zingiber officinale cultivar Zhangliang chromosome 1A, Zo_v1.1, whole genome shotgun sequence, a genomic segment contains:
- the LOC122015440 gene encoding folylpolyglutamate synthase-like, with amino-acid sequence MAMLRASPAHGARPTPHPLVRVSASTSSPWRRITSMLSISSITRCKSNDRSLSLRHPLPRCCLSLRGSCKPYLAMPREYEEVLRCLSSLITKRTRGDGANRGDQFDLMFDYLKILDLEDAISRLKVIHVAGTKGKGSTCTFTESILRSCGFRTGLFTSPHLIDIRERFRLDGVEICEDKFLDNFWWCWNRLKEKTGDHLQMPSYFRFLTLLAFKIFSAEQVEVAIMEVGLGGKYDATNVVREPIVCGITSLGYDHMEILGNTLGKIAGEKAGIFKKGVPAYTAPQPEEAMTVLVDKASRLSISLQVVSPLDPGQLGTQHLGLDGEHQYINASLAIALSSTWLKTTGNSKGINLDQDFIRGLSRASLEGRAQIVPDSFAQQLNSNIGDLTFFLDGAHSPESLEMCAKWFSHVLRVDSLNSEKQALKNNYIRKGGHPNSLGKEYLPILLFNCMSVRDPQLLLPRLVNTCSHLGVKFHKALFVPNQSVYNKVSFDAAAPPADAHQSDLSWQLTLQRVWENLVRSEQDPGETSEYGGSLVFPSLPLAIKWLRESALQNRSTQFQVLVTGSLHLVGDVLRLIRK; translated from the exons ATGGCCATGCTGCGTGCGAGCCCGGCTCATGGCGCTCGCCCCACCCCTCATCCGCTCGTGCGCGTTTCGGCCTCAACCTCGAGCCCATGGCGGCGCATCACAAGCATGCTATCCATTTCCTCGATTACCAGGTGCAAGTCTAACGATCGTTCGTTATCCCTTCGTCATCCCCTGCCTCGCTGCTGCCTTTCTCTCCGCGGCAGTTGCAAACCGTACCTGGCCATGCCCCGAG AGTACGAGGAGGTTTTGCGTTGTTTGTCCTCCCTCATCACCAAACGCACTCGAGGCGATGGCGCCAACAGGGGCGACCAGTTCGATCTGATGTTCGACTATTTGAAG ATTTTGGATTTGGAAGACGCGATTTCTCGGCTCAAGGTTATCCATGTAGCTGGGACCAAAGGAAAG GGTTCCACGTGCACGTTTACGGAATCAATCCTCAGGTCTTGTGGGTTCCGTACTGGACTGTTTACTTCGCCTCACTTGATCGATATACGGGAGCGGTTTCGACTTGATGG AGTAGAAATTTGTGAAGATAAGTTTTTGGACAACTTTTGGTGGTGTTGGAATAGATTAAAG GAGAAAACTGGTGATCATTTACAAATGCCATCTTATTTCCGCTTCCTTACACTTCTAGCATTTAAGATATTTTCAGCAGAACAG GTTGAAGTTGCTATTATGGAAGTTGGTTTAGGAGGAAAATATGATGCAACTAATGTG GTGCGGGAGCCAATTGTTTGTGGCATAACCTCCTTGGGTTATGACCATATGGAAATCCTTG GAAATACACTGGGCAAAATTGCAGGAGAGAAAGCTGGTATCTTCAAG AAAGGAGTGCCTGCATATACTGCACCGCAGCCAGAAGAAGCAATGACAGTGCTGGTAGATAAGGCTTCTCGATTAAGT ATTTCACTTCAAGTAGTTTCACCTTTAGACCCTGGACAACTTGGAACTCAACATCTTGGACTAGATGGGGAGCACCAATATATAAACGCTAGTCTTGCTATTGCCTTGTCCAGTACATGGCTTAAAACAACTGGAAATTCAAAAGGCATAAACTTAGACCAAGAT TTTATCAGAGGCTTATCAAGGGCCAGTTTAGAGGGGCGAGCACAGATTGTTCCTGATTCATTTGCGCAACAGCTAAACTCCAATATTGGAgacttgactttcttccttgATGGAGCACATAGCCCAGAAAGTTTGGAGATGTGTGCAAAATGGTTTTCTCATGTTTTAAGAGTTGACAGTTTAAACTCGGAGAAACAAGCTCTTAAGAACAATTACATCAGAAAg GGAGGTCACCCTAATTCACTGGGAAAGGAGTATTTACCTATACTTCTATTCAACTGCATGTCAGTTCGAGACCCACAACTCTTGCTTCCACGTCTGGTCAATACTTGTTCACACCTTG GAGTGAAATTCCATAAGGCTCTTTTTGTGCCAAACCAATCAGTATACAACAAAGTAAGTTTTGATGCAGCAGCACCACCAGCTGATGCCCATCAAAGTGATCTGTCATGGCAACTGACACTACAGAGGGTATGGGAAAACCTAGTTCGAAGTGAACAAG ACCCAGGTGAGACTAGTGAATATGGTGGCAGTTTAGTATTTCCTTCTCTCCCATTGGCCATAAAGTGGCTCAGAGAAAGTGCTCTTCAAAATAGATCTACTCAATTTCAG gtTCTAGTAACAGGATCCTTGCACCTCGTGGGTGATGTCCTGAGATTAATCAGGAAATGA
- the LOC122039059 gene encoding agamous-like MADS-box protein AGL80, whose translation MPRKKVTLSWIAHDATRRVTFKKRRQSLFKKTSELATLCGVDVCAVVYRPEEAEPEVWPSPAEAKRVLARLRAAPEPYQGRKKMDQADFLRLRVAKLQDQIHRQQQDNWELETNLLLHEVLSTGGQRMCNTRIEEAAELVRLVEFKLVLVSSRIEREKARMLVEPPCPLVEQVVGGAVAEFEPDLLTEENLSALPWPEPSEEDLAEAALPLPWPEPSEEDLAEAALPWLELSEEDLAEVEPELTKEDLAALPWPKLTEEDLAAVPLSSIDPESAWLELDYHQWQDAFDLFNNFNY comes from the coding sequence ATGCCGAGGAAGAAGGTTACGCTTTCTTGGATCGCCCACGACGCCACGCGACGCGTCACCTTCAAGAAGCGGAGGCAGAGTCTGTTCAAGAAGACGAGCGAGCTGGCCACCCTCTGCGGAGTCGACGTCTGCGCCGTCGTCTACAGGCCGGAGGAGGCGGAGCCGGAGGTATGGCCTTCGCCGGCGGAGGCCAAGCGCGTGTTGGCGCGGCTTAGGGCCGCGCCGGAACCGTACCAGGGCCGCAAGAAGATGGACCAGGCGGACTTCCTCCGCCTCCGGGTGGCCAAGTTGCAGGACCAGATCCACCGGCAGCAGCAAGATAACTGGGAGCTGGAGACCAACCTGCTGTTGCACGAGGTGCTGTCCACCGGCGGGCAGAGGATGTGCAACACGAGGATCGAGGAGGCTGCGGAGCTCGTGAGGTTGGTGGAGTTCAAGCTGGTGTTGGTGAGCAGCAGAATTGAGAGGGAGAAGGCGCGGATGCTGGTGGAGCCGCCGTGCCCGCTGGTCGAACAGGTGGTGGGAGGGGCGGTGGCGGAGTTTGAGCCAGATTTACTGACGGAGGAAAACTTAAGTGCATTGCCATGGCCAGAACCGTCGGAGGAAGACTTAGCTGAGGCTGCATTGCCATTGCCATGGCCGGAACCGTCGGAGGAAGACTTAGCTGAGGCTGCATTGCCATGGCTGGAACTGTCGGAGGAAGACTTAGCTGAGGTTGAGCCAGAACTGACGAAGGAAGACTTAGCTGCATTGCCATGGCCAAAACTGACGGAGGAAGACTTAGCTGCGGTACCATTGTCTTCCATTGACCCCGAGTCGGCATGGCTGGAGCTAGATTACCATCAATGGCAGGATGCGTTCGACCTCTTCAACAACTTCAATTACTGA
- the LOC122015432 gene encoding uncharacterized protein LOC122015432: MASASEIILPIGTQKHDPAWKHCLMVRSTGRTKLKCVYCFKLFLGGGIHRIKEHLARHKGNASCCPKVPLEVQLAMQHSLDGSSARRKKKLKYSEEATTNASPIQTAIPMQLEGGEVGSGMQMMQIQDVIDMGAVPVEVREEGVVSKPPEKVRKKRSRLTSPLQNSLFPQQTPALIADAGKSIIGDSVTKDQVCMAIGRFLFEAGVPLEAVNSPHFQSMVDALALVGPGVGAFSYHDFRGWILKRSVEEMNNTLEQYRATWSRTGCSVLADEWITATGKTLINFLVYCPEGTMFLKSVDASHIVSSADTLYELLKHVVEEVGEKNVVQVITNYTEIHIAAGSKLTEAFPTLFWTSCSSQCIEAMLEDISKLGVISEIIENAKAITGFMYSHATILNMMRNHTNGKDLIVSCNSRPAMSFIALKNMISLKENLRTMITSEEWLDSPYSRKPAGLLITDLICSLNFWSSCVAIARITEPLLRVLKLVESNKKPAMGYIHLAMYQAKQTIKKELVKKEDYMTYWEIIDWRWNRQLPCPLYAAAFFLNPRFFFSIQGDVSNEISSGVLDCIERLVPDANTQDKIQKELSLYKSSSGDFGRKMAIRARNTLLPAEWWLTYGGACPNLMRLAIHILSQTCSMRGSERVQVPFEQIHNHRMNYLEHQRLSDLIFVHYNLRLQRRQIFRQKPFDPISVDNIDVVGDWVVEKNELFSVDDEPSNWMLLNQPVEAQMQWGNVDDEEIEAFLAGIDDEVIQGAGKNVEDDGDVKEEVHVDASFT; the protein is encoded by the exons ATGGCGTCGGCATCCGAGATCATCCTGCCAATCGGCACGCAGAAGCACGATCCGGCGTGGAAGCATTGCCTCATGGTGCGGTCGACTGGGCGGACCAAGCTCAAGTGCGTGTACTGCTTCAAGTTGTTCCTCGGTGGTGGCATCCATCGCATCAAGGAGCACCTCGCCCGGCATAAGGGAAACGCGTCGTGCTGCCCCAAGGTGCCGCTGGAGGTGCAGCTGGCTATGCAGCATAGCCTAGATGGCTCCtcggcgaggaggaagaagaagctcaaGTACTCAGAGGAGGCGACGACGAATGCTAGTCCTATTCAAACAGCGATACCGATGCAATTAGAAGGAGGCGAGGTTGGTTCCGGGATGCAGATGATGCAGATTCAGGATGTGATCGACATGGGCGCAGTCCCTGTGGAGGTGCGAGAGGAGGGAGTTGTATCTAAACCTCCTGAAAAAGTGCGGAAAAAGAGATCAAGGTTGACTTCGCCTCTCCAAAATTCTCTTTTCCCCCAACAGACTCCTGCTCTGATCGCAGACGCCGGAAAGTCTATTATCGGAGACAGCGTCACCAAGGACCAGGTTTGTATGGCTATTGGGAGGTTCCTATTCGAGGCTGGGGTGCCTCTGGAAGCTGTCAATTCGCCACATTTCCAATCTATGGTAGATGCGCTCGCTTTGGTTGGACCCGGCGTGGGAGCGTTTTCTTATCATGATTTTCGTGGCTGGATTTTGAAGCGATCAGTCGAAGAGATGAATAATACATTGGAGCAGTACAGGGCCACATGGAGTCGCACTGGGTGTTCAGTGTTGGCAGACGAATGGATTACGGCTACGGGTAAGACTTTGATAAACTTCTTAGTCTATTGTCCTGAAGGAACCATGTTCCTCAAATCTGTCGATGCTTCACACATTGTGTCATCGGCCGATACTCTGTACGAGCTACTTAAGCATGTCGTAGAGGAAGTCGGCGAGAAAAATGTAGTTCAGGTCATCACGAATTACACTGAGATCCATATTGCTGCTGGGAGTAAGTTGACTGAGGCGTTCCCAACCTTGTTTTGGACGTCATGTTCTTCGCAGTGCATTGAGGCAATGCTAGAGGATATCAGTAAATTGGGAGTGATAAGTGAGATCATTGAGAATGCTAAAGCAATCACAGGATTTATGTATTCTCATGCAACTATTCTGAACATGATGAGGAATCACACAAATGGGAAAGATTTGATAGTTTCTTGCAACAGTCGACCTGCCATGAGCTTTATTGCATTGAAGAATATGATTAGCCTAAAGGAGAATTTGAGAACAATGATCACTTCCGAAGAGTGGCTGGATTCACCATATTCAAGAAAGCCTGCAGGACTTTTAATTACTGATCTTATTTGTAGCTTGAATTTTTGGTCTTCTTGCGTTGCAATTGCTCGAATAACAGAACCACTTTTGCGGGTTCTTAAATTAGTAGAGAGCAATAAGAAGCCAGCCATGGGGTATATTCATCTCGCTATGTATCAAGCCAAACAGACAATAAAAAAGGAACTTGTTAAGAAGGAAGACTACATGACTTATTGGGAGATTATAGACTGGAGATGGAATAGACAACTGCCTTGTCCTCTTTATGCAGCCGCCTTCTTCCTGAATCCTCGCTTCTTCTTCAGCATTCAAGGTGATGTGTCCAATGAGATATCGTCCGGAGTGCTTGATTGCATAGAAAGACTTGTGCCTGACGCAAACACCCAAGACAAAATCCAAAAGGAGCTCAGTCTCTATAAAAGTTCTTCAGGTGACTTCGGAAGGAAAATGGCTATTCGAGCAAGAAACACTTTACTTCCGG CTGAGTGGTGGTTGACCTATGGAGGAGCTTGCCCGAACTTAATGCGTCTAGCCATTCACATACTCAGTCAAACTTGCAGTATGAGGGGATCCGAACGAGTTCAGGTTCCTTTCGAGCAAATTCATAACCATAGAATGAACTATCTAGAGCACCAACGTCTTTCTGACCTCATCTTCGTGCATTATAACTTGCGACTCCAGAGAAG ACAAATTTTCAGGCAGAAACCATTCGATCCAATTTCTGTCGACAATATCGACGTCGTGGGGGACTGGGTTGTCGAAAAAAATGAATTGTTCTCTGTTGACGATGAGCCTTCCAATTGGATGCTACTGAACCAACCAGTGGAAGCTCAAATGCAATGGGGGAATGTAGACGATGAAGAAATTGAAGCTTTCCTTGCTG GCATTGATGATGAGGTGATCCAAGGTGCGGGCAAGAATGTCGAAGATGATGGCGATGTAAAAGAGGAGGTCCACGTAGATGCTTCTTTTACGTGA
- the LOC122039058 gene encoding putative cyclin-D7-1: MGTERELYHPWGDYEEQGPILVHCHAIEVFYKFAGRGIFLIREHTIVFVYFSDGSRIDHRPNASAACNSTRLMENSSICLLCDEEPFLGSPIPSPRLFGPQISSSSALSRSSQPVADDGVELEKFLFDLLQREHIYSPSRGYHERLHQTSHLPLARTRAIQYIISVCSRLNLGAGTTFNAVNYLDRFISMNSTVKWEDWMMELLSIACLSIASKMDEVSVPSLLDLQMEDLDHSFESITIQQMELTVLRKLDWRLSSITPYSYVEALTWGSDRVRTRVVELLVGALSDSRFLQFNASNVAASALKAVGEGEGGSPFAPFVRDHGTIGIGFDIAPMWVPFGINQRGKKRKRDGEA; this comes from the exons ATGGGCACCGAGAGAGAGCTGTATCATCCATGGGGTGATTATGAAGAGCAGGGACCCATCCTCGTGCATTGTCACGCCATTG AGGTATTTTACAAGTTTGCAGGTCGAGGTATCTTCCTTATCAGAGAACATACAATAGTTTTCGTTTATTTTTCTGACGGCTCGCGCATTGATCATAGGCCTAATGCTTCCGCTGCTTGTAACAGCACACGTCTCATGGAAAACAGCAGCATTTGCCTTCTCTGCGACGAGGAACCATTCCTTGGTAGCCCCATTCCCTCCCCAAGACTCTTCGGTCCTCAAATCTCTTCTTCTTCTGCATTATCTCGGTCGTCTCAACCAGTAGCAGACGACGGCGTCGAACTGGAAAAATTCTTGTTCGATCTTCTGCAAAGAGAGCATATTTATTCGCCAAGTCGTGGTTACCACGAGCGACTGCATCAAACTTCCCATCTACCTCTGGCAAGGACCAGAGCAATCCAGTATATCATTTCG GTATGCAGCCGACTAAATTTAGGAGCCGGGACGACATTCAATGCCGTGAATTATCTGGATCGATTCATCTCCATGAATTCTACTGTG AAATGGGAGGACTGGATGATGGAGCTGCTATCCATCGCTTGTCTGTCCATCGCATCGAAGATGGACGAAGTTTCTGTCCCTTCGTTGCTTGATCTCCAG ATGGAGGATCTGGACCATTCGTTCGAGtcgatcacgatccaacagatGGAACTGACGGTGCTGAGGAAACTGGACTGGCGACTCTCGTCGATCACGCCCTACTCGTACGTGGAGGCGCTGACGTGGGGGTCGGATCGCGTGCGCACTCGCGTCGTGGAGCTCCTCGTCGGCGCTTTATCAG ACAGCAGATTTCTACAATTCAATGCGTCCAACGTGGCAGCATCTGCTCTGAAAGCTGTTGGAGAAGGTGAAGGTGGCTCGCCTTTTGCCCCTTTCGTTCGAGACCACGGCACG atcggcATCGGCTTCGATATTGCTCCGATGTGGGTCCCTTTTGGAATAAACCAAagagggaagaagaggaaaagagacGGCGAAGCATAA
- the LOC122015422 gene encoding amino acid transporter AVT1C-like, with amino-acid sequence MKADEELGGPDRGMAFETDDEDNLAEHHYGSHASSLSSDTSSSHSDDDDQLGGDPSSYQTTWPVSYRQSIDVFSSVPSPKVGFLAASSLVEKGGSFLRAEGSFLRPGASMLSHHDQEAAARHLVKPLIPPHPSFAAPDHGSVVLPSDGAHRGSFAFSSYVELPPPRQCSTAQAVINGLNVLCGVGILSIPYAVKEGGWVGMFFLFALGSISFYTGMLLKRCLDSLPGLKTYPDIGQAAFGLSGRLFISIVLYLELYGCCVEYITLVGDNLASIFPDASLTFLGAELSSSQIFAITTAFAVLPTVWLKNLSLLSYLSAGGVLATLLVVLCLLWVGVVDQVGFHPGGSVLNLMDLPVALGLYGFCYSGHSVFPNIYSSMEVPSQFPFVLMICFVVCTSLYAGVAAVGYLMFGDSLKSQFTLNMPHQYLISKVAVWTTVVNPLSKYALTMTPVALSLEELLPSTSQSNFVMLLMRTFLVFSTLVVALAVPFFASVMALLGSVFTMLVALILPCACYLSIKRKSVSLQEVLWCVFVIIIGLVCSLVGSYSSIKQMIDQTKN; translated from the exons ATGAAGGCGGACGAAGAGTTGGGGGGGCCTGACCGGGGCATGGCCTTCGAGACCGACGACGAGGACAACCTCGCGGAACACCACTACGGGTCCCACGCCTCCTCCCTTTCCTCCGACACCTCCTCCTCTCACTCCGACGACGACGACCAGTTGGGCGGCGACCCGAGCTCTTACCAGACCACCTGGCCCGTCAGCTACCGCCAATCCATCGACGTCTTCAGCAGCGTGCCGTCGCCGAAAGTAGGGTTTCTGGCGGCTTCCAGCTTGGTCGAGAAGGGCGGCTCGTTCTTGAGGGCGGAGGGTTCCTTCTTGAGGCCCGGCGCTTCCATGCTTTCCCACCACGATCAGGAGGCGGCGGCGCGTCATTTGGTGAAACCCTTGATTCCGCCGCACCCTTCTTTCGCCGCGCCGGACCATGGGTCGGTTGTTCTCCCCTCCGATGGTGCGCATAGAGGTTCATTTGCTTTCTCTTCCTACGTGGAGCTGCCGCCGCCGCGCCAGTGCTCCACTGCTCAAGCCGTGATCAATG GTCTTAATGTTCTCTGTGGAGTCGGAATTCTATCCATCCCTTATGCAGTTAAAGAAGGAGGGTGGGTGGGCATGTTTTTCCTGTTTGCCTTGGGATCCATCTCATTTTACACTGGAATGTTGCTCAAGAGGTGCTTAGATAGTTTACCAGGACTCAAGACATATCCTGACATTGGTCAAGCAGCATTTGGTCTCTCTGGACGTCTATTTATATCA ATAGTTCTTTACCTAGAACTTTAT GGTTGTTGTGTCGAGTACATAACTCTAGTGGGTGATAACTTGGCATCAATCTTCCCAGATGCAAGCTTGACTTTCTTGGGAGCTGAACTAAGTTCTTCCCAGATCTTTGCTATAACCACAGCCTTTGCTGTTCTTCCCACTGTTTGGCTCAAGAACCTTAGCTTATTATCCTACCTCTCAG CTGGCGGAGTGTTAGCTACGTTACTGGTTGTTCTCTGCTTGCTGTGGGTAGGTGTGGTGGATCAAGTTGGATTCCACCCAGGTGGATCCGTACTCAATCTAATGGACCTTCCTGTTGCTCTTGGATTATATGGCTTCTGCTACTCCGGTCACTCTGTTTTCCCCAATATATATTCTTCCATGGAAGTGCCATCTCAATTTCCATTTGTTCTAATGATCTg CTTTGTAGTGTGTACAAGTCTCTATGCCGGGGTCGCTGCAGTAGgctatttgatgtttggggattCCCTCAAGTCTCAATTTACACTGAACATGCCTCATCAATACTTGATTTCTAAAGTTGCGGTATGGACAACG GTTGTGAATCCGCTGTCGAAATATGCATTGACTATGACTCCAGTCGCCCTCAGTTTAGAAGAGCTGCTGCCTTCTACGAGTCAATCCAATTTTGTGATGCTTTTGATGAGAACATTTCTAGTTTTTTCCACATTGGTTGTGGCACTCGCAGTTCCCTTTTTTG CATCTGTAATGGCATTGCTTGGATCCGTCTTCACAATGCTAGTG GCTCTTATTTTACCTTGCGCATGCTATCTCAGTATAAAGCGCAAATCTGTGAGTCTTCAGGAG gtTTTGTGGTGTGTTTTCGTTATAATTATTGGACTAGTGTGTTCCCTTGTTGGATCATATTCCTCCATCAAGCAGATGATTGATCAAACGAAGAATTAG